A region of Moorena producens PAL-8-15-08-1 DNA encodes the following proteins:
- the zds gene encoding 9,9'-di-cis-zeta-carotene desaturase, translated as MRLAIVGAGLAGMATAVELVDAGHEVEIFESRPFVGGKVGSWVDKDGNHIEMGLHVFFGCYYNLFELMKKVGAFQFLRLKEHTHTFINNDGRKGELDFRFITGAPFNGLKAFFTTSQLSLQDKLQNSIALGISPLVRGLIDFDGAMKTIRDLDAVSFADWFRGHGGSDGSLKRMWNPIAYALGFIDTENISARCMLTIFQLFAARTEASVLRMLEGSPHEYLHKPIINYLEERGAKIHTRRQVREILFTETPEETRVTGLVIAKGETEETITADAYVCAVDVPGVQRLLPKSWRKWSDFDNIYKLDTVPVATVQLRFDGWVTELHDAEKRQQLQEAAGMDNLLYTPDADFSCFADLALTSPGDYYKAGEGSLMQLVLTPGDPFIRQSNDAIAKHVLHQVHNLFPSSRDLTMTWSSVVKLAQSLYREAPGMDPYRPNQKTPIPNFFLAGSYTQQDYIDSMEGATLSGRRAAKAIESLVS; from the coding sequence ATGCGCTTAGCAATCGTTGGTGCGGGGCTCGCGGGCATGGCCACAGCAGTAGAGTTAGTGGATGCTGGTCATGAGGTGGAAATTTTTGAATCCCGTCCCTTTGTGGGGGGAAAGGTGGGCAGCTGGGTAGATAAGGATGGCAATCACATCGAAATGGGGTTGCATGTCTTCTTTGGCTGCTATTACAACCTGTTTGAGCTGATGAAAAAGGTGGGAGCGTTCCAGTTTCTGCGCCTGAAGGAGCATACTCACACCTTTATTAATAATGATGGACGCAAGGGTGAGCTAGACTTTCGCTTCATTACTGGTGCTCCCTTTAATGGCCTAAAAGCGTTTTTCACCACCTCCCAACTCTCCCTCCAGGATAAGCTGCAAAACTCCATTGCTCTGGGGATTAGCCCTCTGGTGCGTGGCTTGATAGATTTCGATGGCGCAATGAAAACGATTCGTGACCTAGATGCGGTCAGTTTTGCTGATTGGTTTCGCGGTCATGGTGGTTCCGACGGTAGTTTAAAGCGGATGTGGAATCCTATTGCCTATGCTCTGGGTTTCATTGATACCGAGAACATTTCTGCCCGTTGTATGCTAACCATATTCCAGTTATTTGCCGCTAGAACCGAAGCATCGGTACTACGAATGCTGGAAGGCTCTCCTCATGAGTACCTCCATAAACCAATTATTAACTATTTAGAGGAAAGAGGAGCAAAAATCCACACTCGCCGCCAAGTCAGGGAAATTCTATTTACGGAAACCCCAGAGGAAACCCGAGTCACTGGTTTAGTAATTGCCAAAGGGGAAACCGAAGAAACCATTACCGCTGATGCCTATGTCTGTGCCGTTGATGTGCCTGGTGTTCAACGGCTGTTACCGAAATCATGGCGCAAGTGGTCCGATTTCGATAATATCTACAAGCTGGATACGGTACCAGTGGCCACGGTCCAACTACGATTTGATGGCTGGGTCACAGAGCTTCATGATGCCGAGAAACGCCAGCAACTCCAAGAAGCAGCAGGGATGGATAATCTACTGTATACTCCCGATGCTGATTTTTCCTGCTTTGCTGATTTAGCACTGACTAGTCCTGGTGACTATTACAAAGCCGGTGAAGGGTCACTGATGCAGTTGGTACTAACCCCAGGAGACCCATTTATCCGACAAAGTAATGATGCGATCGCAAAACATGTGCTTCACCAAGTCCATAACTTGTTTCCCTCCTCACGAGACTTGACCATGACCTGGTCTAGTGTCGTAAAACTCGCTCAGTCTCTATACCGGGAAGCCCCTGGCATGGACCCCTATCGCCCTAACCAAAAGACCCCAATCCCTAATTTCTTCCTAGCCGGTAGCTATACCCAACAAGACTATATCGATAGTATGGAAGGAGCTACCCTATCCGGGCGTCGTGCTGCTAAGGCGATTGAGTCTTTGGTTAGTTGA
- a CDS encoding SRPBCC family protein, which produces MSDWLEHSVQVEVEVPIELAWDLWSDLEQMPRWMKWIDSVEVLKEDPDLSRWKLASTGFEFSWLSRIVKLVPHQIIQWESVDGLPNRGAVRFYDRNGSSIVKLTIAYDIPGIIGQLMDNLFLGNIVESTIQADLERFRDYALKVKR; this is translated from the coding sequence ATGTCTGATTGGCTGGAACATAGTGTACAAGTTGAAGTAGAAGTTCCCATTGAGTTAGCGTGGGATCTTTGGTCAGATTTAGAGCAAATGCCCCGGTGGATGAAGTGGATTGACTCAGTGGAAGTGCTAAAAGAGGATCCTGACTTATCCCGGTGGAAACTTGCTAGTACAGGTTTTGAGTTTAGCTGGCTCTCTCGTATTGTGAAATTAGTCCCACATCAGATTATTCAGTGGGAATCAGTAGATGGTTTGCCCAATCGAGGTGCAGTCCGCTTCTACGACCGTAACGGTAGCAGTATTGTTAAGCTGACCATCGCTTACGACATTCCCGGCATTATTGGTCAGTTAATGGATAACTTATTCTTAGGTAATATAGTTGAATCTACTATCCAGGCAGATTTAGAACGATTCCGGGATTATGCCTTGAAGGTGAAAAGGTAG
- the lipA gene encoding lipoyl synthase, protein MRRPIGNASDISTVQRIIKQRQIHTICEEGRCPNRGECYSQKTATFLLMGPTCTRSCAFCQVDKGHAPMALDPEEPQKVAESVQLLGLRYVVLTSVARDDLPDQGAGWFVATMDAIRQLNPGTEIEVLTADFWGGKGEQDQTSAELQQQRIATVVEAKPACYNHNIETVQRLQGKVRRGAQYQRSLDVLSIVKQLNPAIPTKSGLMLGHGETKAEVIEAMADLGKIGCDRITLGQYMRPSLQHLPVQKYWTPEEFDELGAIARDMGFAHVRSGPLVRSSYHAGET, encoded by the coding sequence TTGCGACGTCCGATTGGTAATGCTAGTGACATCTCAACGGTGCAGCGGATTATTAAACAACGGCAGATTCACACCATTTGTGAAGAGGGACGTTGCCCGAACCGAGGTGAGTGCTATTCTCAGAAAACCGCTACATTTTTGTTGATGGGACCGACGTGTACACGGTCTTGTGCATTTTGTCAAGTAGATAAAGGTCATGCTCCCATGGCCCTTGACCCAGAGGAGCCGCAGAAAGTGGCGGAATCGGTACAGTTGTTGGGGTTGCGGTATGTGGTGCTGACCTCTGTGGCTCGGGATGATTTGCCAGACCAGGGTGCCGGTTGGTTTGTCGCTACCATGGATGCGATCCGCCAACTCAATCCAGGTACTGAGATAGAAGTGCTAACCGCAGATTTCTGGGGGGGTAAAGGTGAGCAGGATCAAACCTCAGCAGAGTTGCAACAGCAACGGATAGCCACGGTGGTGGAGGCCAAGCCAGCCTGTTACAACCACAATATTGAAACAGTGCAGCGCTTACAGGGCAAGGTGCGCCGGGGAGCACAATATCAGCGATCGCTAGATGTGCTCAGCATTGTCAAACAACTCAATCCCGCCATTCCCACTAAGTCCGGATTAATGTTGGGCCATGGGGAAACCAAAGCAGAAGTAATAGAGGCGATGGCCGATTTAGGTAAAATTGGATGCGATCGCATCACCCTCGGTCAATATATGCGTCCCTCTCTCCAACATCTGCCGGTACAAAAATACTGGACACCGGAAGAGTTTGATGAGCTAGGTGCGATCGCGCGGGATATGGGATTTGCCCATGTTCGTTCCGGTCCTTTGGTTCGTAGTTCGTACCATGCTGGGGAAACTTGA
- a CDS encoding cyanobactin class RiPP yields MGKKNLLPKQKSPIVRSTTAKPIPGLEETTLDEGWVRSGGSITPSQGGVWKCYPFAGDGDE; encoded by the coding sequence ATGGGCAAAAAGAATTTATTGCCAAAGCAAAAATCCCCGATCGTACGTTCCACTACCGCTAAGCCCATCCCTGGCTTGGAAGAAACTACCCTGGATGAGGGCTGGGTGCGTTCCGGGGGGTCAATCACCCCATCTCAGGGGGGAGTATGGAAATGTTATCCTTTTGCGGGGGACGGGGACGAGTAG